A single window of Limnothrix sp. FACHB-406 DNA harbors:
- the ispE gene encoding 4-(cytidine 5'-diphospho)-2-C-methyl-D-erythritol kinase, whose product MKSYSLRSPAKINLYLEIVGDRPDGFHELATVFQSIDLADLVHVRSGMQGVIQVECAAEGVPNDASNLAYRAAALMSERFPEAFAKCGGVAIEIEKRIPVAAGLAGGSGNGAAVLVGLDLAWGLGLTQGELQELAAELGSDVPFCVGGGTALATGRGEVLDPLAGVDQVWLVLAKYRSLGVSTPWAYQTYRAQFGAEYARTPEAQAARHTAAKSGPLVRSLQALATGDRAGLSGLRPLLRNDLERVVLPAHPQIAQLRDLLDRLAPLGAMMSGSGPSVFALAESASQAQEIQAAARSALPDPDLEFWVTQFSAAGIRPVNPSV is encoded by the coding sequence ATGAAATCCTATTCGCTGCGATCGCCCGCCAAAATTAATCTCTATTTGGAAATTGTGGGCGATCGTCCCGATGGTTTCCATGAGTTGGCCACCGTGTTCCAGAGCATTGACTTGGCGGATCTCGTCCATGTGCGATCGGGAATGCAGGGCGTAATCCAAGTGGAGTGCGCCGCCGAGGGTGTGCCTAACGATGCCAGCAATTTAGCCTATCGGGCCGCAGCCCTGATGAGCGAGCGGTTTCCCGAAGCCTTCGCCAAATGTGGGGGCGTGGCGATCGAAATTGAAAAGCGAATTCCCGTGGCCGCTGGCTTAGCTGGGGGATCGGGCAATGGCGCGGCGGTGTTGGTGGGGCTGGACTTGGCCTGGGGCTTGGGCCTCACCCAAGGAGAATTGCAGGAGTTGGCGGCTGAGTTGGGATCCGATGTGCCCTTCTGTGTGGGCGGAGGAACAGCGTTGGCCACGGGACGCGGTGAGGTGCTGGATCCCCTCGCGGGGGTGGATCAGGTGTGGTTGGTGTTGGCAAAGTACCGCAGTTTGGGCGTTTCCACCCCCTGGGCCTATCAAACCTATCGCGCTCAGTTTGGGGCGGAATATGCCCGCACTCCAGAGGCCCAAGCGGCTCGGCATACGGCGGCCAAGTCTGGGCCCCTCGTGCGATCGCTCCAGGCCTTGGCTACGGGCGATCGAGCTGGTCTGTCGGGGTTACGGCCCCTGTTGCGCAATGACCTGGAACGGGTGGTGTTGCCGGCCCATCCCCAAATTGCGCAGTTGCGGGACTTGCTCGATCGCTTGGCCCCGCTGGGAGCGATGATGTCCGGTTCTGGCCCCTCGGTTTTCGCTCTGGCCGAATCCGCCAGCCAAGCCCAGGAAATCCAAGCCGCCGCGCGATCGGCCCTGCCGGATCCGGATTTAGAATTTTGGGTCACCCAATTCAGTGCGGCGGGCATTCGGCCCGTTAACCCATCGGTTTAG
- a CDS encoding EamA family transporter, which produces MGPSEQPTLPIEEPTIAPMGLDSNSHLPESAAKDARDDRSSLAPIAPESAPDWSAVIEQLQIFQRSQLDQLAQDLDRLSAEKTQLLLDLDRLARYRQQLRAQPAPGQSLLDPTSQAWAQQWAKQLAQHMGSHLKRAIDQRFQALAQELRPRDSGEAIGSPVVIHGRLSSTAIERQLMALDQTLAQVFTHLHQDLAAYEQALAQRLSRLARRQQQGELLLKQVMARWETSIAPNALAPDSLGSELGVPEPESTAPDRPASPIAPLSDPAPVLFPPPLVAVKPSVPHPQTLRQPGWLLALVAALLLALFNVALKLLFTGNAPETLLGVVTLPGIIAPGLGNSLLILLLRTLAIVLVFPALATWLYPATWQEIRHLCQSRDRRSWQMILLNGFFMFVSQVLLYVAIGNLPTGLAVTLFFLYPVFTLPLSWWLLGDRPTALRLFLTALILLGGGLALPEGGPTAGDNWVGLSSGLAAGAAFAGYLLTVQWGTKTLHPVPFTLVSFLWVFVLACFGLIARPEAVTVQVLPGTWGGLLLGGVILGLLTLGGYLLNNLAVQRVGAAWTAILSASGNALTALAAWILIQESLAGGQWLGIGLVTLGVTLLSVEQLSKPRRSPRSRQSPQS; this is translated from the coding sequence ATGGGCCCATCGGAGCAACCAACATTGCCCATTGAAGAACCCACGATCGCCCCCATGGGCCTCGATTCCAATTCGCATCTCCCTGAGTCGGCGGCAAAAGATGCCCGTGATGATCGATCGAGCCTGGCCCCGATCGCCCCAGAATCAGCACCGGATTGGTCGGCAGTGATTGAGCAATTGCAAATTTTTCAGCGATCGCAACTTGACCAGCTTGCCCAAGACCTCGATCGCCTGAGCGCCGAGAAAACCCAATTACTGTTGGATCTCGATCGCCTAGCTCGCTATCGCCAACAACTGCGAGCACAGCCCGCTCCGGGACAATCTCTGTTGGATCCCACCAGCCAAGCTTGGGCCCAACAGTGGGCAAAACAACTGGCTCAACACATGGGATCCCACCTGAAAAGGGCGATCGACCAACGGTTTCAGGCCTTGGCTCAGGAATTGCGGCCCAGGGATTCCGGCGAGGCGATCGGCTCGCCCGTGGTGATCCATGGTCGTCTCAGTAGCACCGCGATTGAGCGACAATTGATGGCGCTGGATCAAACCCTGGCCCAAGTTTTCACCCATCTCCATCAAGACTTAGCGGCCTATGAACAGGCGCTGGCCCAACGACTCAGCCGATTGGCCCGGCGACAACAGCAGGGGGAATTGTTGTTGAAGCAAGTGATGGCTCGTTGGGAAACCTCGATCGCGCCCAATGCTCTCGCACCCGATTCCCTTGGGTCTGAGCTTGGGGTTCCTGAGCCTGAATCAACCGCGCCCGATCGGCCTGCTTCCCCGATCGCCCCCTTGTCCGATCCGGCTCCTGTGTTGTTCCCTCCCCCCCTTGTGGCCGTGAAACCCTCCGTCCCCCATCCTCAGACCCTGCGGCAACCGGGCTGGCTGTTGGCCCTGGTGGCGGCCCTGTTGTTGGCCCTGTTCAATGTGGCCCTGAAGCTGTTATTTACGGGCAATGCTCCGGAAACCCTGTTAGGGGTGGTGACCCTACCCGGCATCATTGCGCCAGGACTGGGCAATTCCCTGCTGATTTTGCTGTTGCGCACCCTGGCGATCGTCCTGGTGTTTCCAGCGCTGGCCACTTGGCTTTATCCCGCCACTTGGCAGGAAATTCGCCACCTGTGCCAAAGCCGCGATCGCCGGTCTTGGCAAATGATCTTGCTGAACGGCTTTTTCATGTTTGTGTCCCAAGTGCTGCTCTATGTGGCGATCGGGAATTTGCCGACGGGCTTGGCGGTCACCCTCTTTTTTCTCTACCCCGTCTTTACCCTGCCCCTGTCCTGGTGGCTATTGGGCGATCGCCCCACGGCCCTGCGCTTGTTTCTCACGGCCCTGATTCTGCTGGGGGGCGGCTTGGCCCTGCCCGAGGGGGGCCCGACCGCAGGCGATAACTGGGTGGGCCTCTCCAGCGGGCTAGCGGCCGGCGCAGCCTTCGCAGGCTATCTACTCACGGTGCAATGGGGAACCAAAACCTTGCATCCCGTGCCGTTCACCCTGGTTTCCTTCCTATGGGTGTTTGTGTTGGCTTGCTTTGGACTCATTGCACGGCCGGAGGCGGTGACGGTGCAGGTGTTGCCGGGGACTTGGGGCGGCCTGCTGTTGGGTGGAGTCATTTTGGGTCTGTTGACCTTGGGGGGCTACCTGCTGAATAACTTGGCGGTGCAACGGGTGGGAGCCGCTTGGACGGCCATTCTCAGCGCCTCGGGCAATGCTTTGACGGCCCTGGCGGCCTGGATTTTGATCCAAGAATCGCTGGCCGGGGGGCAATGGCTGGGCATTGGGTTGGTGACCCTTGGGGTGACGCTGCTGAGTGTGGAACAGTTGAGCAAGCCGCGCCGATCGCCCCGATCGCGCCAATCGCCCCAAAGCTAG
- the thiL gene encoding thiamine-phosphate kinase, whose protein sequence is MDAVESLRLADVGEAGLLARLFTFCDRSVVGDDAALLDWPEGRSLVVTTDVLVDGVHFSDRTTPPRSIGWRAVAANLSDLAAMGATPRAITVGLSLPGNCAIDWVESLYGGMADCLAQFGGAIVGGDVTRSTVATVAITAIGSVLPDQSLQRHAAQPGDAIVVTGEHGASRAGLALLLTDWPPEAAEPSAAARSTWIRAHQYPTPRLDVIAQLDQLNQLRPRLADRPLAAMDSSDGLADAVVQLAQASGLRAKLWGDRLPMPAGLVAAVGLARARHWTLYGGEDFELVLCLPPDLAADLVQSLGGSAAIVGEMVAPEADPEAFSEALTQQPIAWVVDSGAIEPIGRSASFQHFGTSATTGPA, encoded by the coding sequence ATGGACGCGGTGGAATCGTTGCGGTTGGCGGATGTGGGGGAAGCGGGGTTACTGGCGCGGTTGTTTACCTTTTGCGATCGCTCGGTGGTGGGTGATGACGCGGCCCTGTTGGACTGGCCCGAGGGTCGATCGCTCGTGGTCACAACTGATGTGCTGGTGGACGGGGTGCATTTTAGCGATCGCACCACCCCTCCGAGGTCGATCGGGTGGCGAGCGGTGGCGGCCAATTTGTCCGATTTGGCGGCCATGGGGGCAACGCCTCGGGCAATCACCGTGGGGCTGTCTCTGCCGGGGAATTGTGCGATCGACTGGGTGGAGTCTCTCTATGGGGGGATGGCCGATTGCTTAGCCCAATTTGGCGGGGCAATTGTGGGGGGTGATGTGACCCGATCGACTGTGGCCACGGTGGCGATCACGGCGATCGGGTCGGTTTTGCCCGATCAATCCCTCCAGCGCCACGCGGCCCAACCGGGAGATGCGATCGTCGTGACGGGTGAACATGGGGCTTCCCGTGCGGGGTTGGCCCTGCTGTTGACTGACTGGCCCCCGGAGGCTGCGGAACCTTCGGCCGCAGCGCGATCGACCTGGATTCGGGCCCACCAATACCCAACCCCCCGCTTGGACGTAATTGCTCAGTTGGATCAACTGAATCAACTGCGCCCCAGGCTGGCCGATCGCCCCCTGGCTGCCATGGACTCCAGTGATGGGCTGGCCGATGCGGTGGTGCAATTGGCCCAAGCCAGCGGCCTGCGGGCGAAACTGTGGGGCGATCGGCTACCAATGCCGGCGGGGTTGGTGGCGGCGGTGGGGCTGGCGCGGGCCCGCCATTGGACGCTCTATGGGGGCGAAGATTTTGAATTGGTGCTGTGTTTACCGCCGGATTTGGCTGCTGATTTGGTGCAGTCCTTGGGCGGTTCGGCGGCCATTGTGGGGGAAATGGTGGCTCCAGAGGCGGATCCTGAGGCGTTTTCAGAGGCGTTAACCCAGCAGCCGATCGCCTGGGTGGTGGATTCAGGGGCGATCGAACCGATCGGGCGATCGGCCAGCTTCCAACATTTCGGAACATCGGCCACCACCGGGCCCGCTTAA
- a CDS encoding peptidylprolyl isomerase, with protein MGGWAIALSLVMVLWTIGAAPAWAALPAGNAITDGKALLRYSLPIDNVPIRKVQSEVESIAGSLRAKRWSPVATSLKTADRTVTYKRNQILAAVRPDRQEAAAQKLDQISETIAKAQAAVETKNKSTVWELRREILDAVGAIEADMVQGFPFEVPAQYANLPQLKGRATIEIETSKGSVTVVVDGYSAPVTAGNFVDLVQRGFYDGLPFTRAEDSYVLQFGDPAGPAEGFIDPKNNEYRAIPLEILASGDKEPTYGITLEDAGRYGDLPVLPFSSYGALAMARPEPDPDGGSSQVFFFLFEPELTPAGANLLDGRYAVFGYSISDAKAVLDKIRPGDQVVKATVVDGLENLVQPS; from the coding sequence ATGGGCGGTTGGGCGATCGCCCTGAGCCTGGTGATGGTGCTGTGGACGATCGGGGCGGCTCCCGCTTGGGCAGCACTGCCGGCCGGGAATGCCATCACTGACGGCAAGGCCCTGCTGCGCTATTCCTTGCCGATCGACAATGTGCCGATTCGCAAGGTGCAGTCGGAGGTGGAATCGATCGCCGGATCCTTGCGGGCTAAGCGTTGGAGTCCCGTGGCCACCAGCTTGAAAACGGCCGATCGGACGGTGACCTACAAGCGCAACCAGATTTTGGCGGCTGTTCGTCCCGATCGCCAGGAAGCCGCTGCCCAAAAGCTTGATCAGATTAGCGAGACGATCGCCAAGGCCCAAGCCGCCGTGGAAACCAAAAATAAGTCCACGGTTTGGGAACTGCGCCGGGAGATTTTGGACGCAGTGGGGGCGATCGAAGCGGATATGGTGCAGGGTTTCCCCTTTGAAGTGCCTGCTCAATATGCCAACCTGCCCCAACTGAAGGGCCGCGCCACGATCGAGATTGAAACCAGCAAAGGCAGCGTCACCGTGGTGGTGGATGGCTACAGCGCCCCCGTCACGGCCGGCAACTTTGTGGACTTGGTGCAGCGAGGCTTCTATGACGGGTTGCCCTTCACCCGTGCCGAAGATTCCTACGTGTTGCAATTTGGCGATCCGGCTGGCCCCGCTGAAGGCTTCATTGATCCCAAAAACAACGAATATCGCGCCATTCCCCTAGAAATCCTGGCCAGCGGCGACAAGGAACCCACCTACGGCATCACGCTCGAAGATGCGGGCCGCTATGGCGATTTGCCCGTGCTGCCCTTCTCGTCCTATGGAGCCCTGGCCATGGCCCGACCGGAACCGGATCCCGATGGCGGTTCGTCTCAGGTGTTTTTCTTCCTGTTTGAACCGGAACTGACTCCCGCCGGGGCCAACCTGCTGGATGGTCGCTATGCGGTATTTGGCTACTCGATTAGCGATGCCAAGGCGGTGTTGGATAAGATTCGCCCCGGTGACCAGGTGGTGAAGGCAACGGTGGTGGATGGGTTGGAAAATCTGGTGCAGCCCAGTTAG
- the efp gene encoding elongation factor P: MISSNDFRPGVTIELDNGVWRVVEFLHVKPGKGAAFVRTKLKNVQTGSVVERTFRAGETVPQATLEKSDMQHTYMDGEQYVFMDMKTYEEMNISAAQIGDRVKYLKEGMEAQVVTWNGKVIEVDLPNTVVLEVVETDPGVKGDTATGGQKPAKLETGATVMVPLFISVGEKLRIDTREDKYLGREN; the protein is encoded by the coding sequence ATGATTTCCAGTAACGATTTCCGCCCCGGTGTCACGATCGAGCTAGACAATGGTGTCTGGCGAGTTGTTGAGTTTTTGCACGTCAAACCCGGCAAAGGCGCAGCGTTTGTTCGCACGAAGCTGAAAAACGTGCAGACCGGTAGCGTGGTTGAGCGCACCTTCCGCGCAGGGGAAACGGTTCCACAAGCGACCCTGGAAAAAAGCGACATGCAGCACACCTACATGGACGGTGAGCAGTATGTGTTCATGGACATGAAGACCTACGAGGAAATGAACATTTCCGCTGCCCAAATTGGCGATCGGGTCAAATACCTGAAAGAAGGGATGGAAGCCCAGGTGGTGACCTGGAACGGCAAGGTGATTGAAGTGGACTTGCCCAACACCGTGGTTCTGGAAGTGGTGGAAACGGATCCCGGCGTGAAGGGCGACACCGCCACCGGGGGCCAAAAGCCCGCCAAACTGGAAACCGGCGCAACGGTCATGGTTCCCCTGTTCATTTCCGTGGGCGAAAAATTGCGGATTGACACCCGCGAAGACAAGTACCTTGGCCGCGAAAATTAA
- the accB gene encoding acetyl-CoA carboxylase biotin carboxyl carrier protein produces the protein MPLDFDELRELLLVLNQTDIAEVTLKQGDYELTVRKAVAAAAAGTAIAPVAMAAAPIAPVAAPVTTAAPLEPAAPPASPPPLNDPKLLEIKSPMVGTFYRAPAPGEPPFVQPGDRITSGQTVCIIEAMKLMNELEAEISGEVVEILVENAQPVEFDQVLMRVRPA, from the coding sequence GTGCCGCTGGACTTTGACGAATTGCGGGAACTGCTGCTGGTTCTGAACCAGACGGATATTGCCGAAGTGACGCTCAAGCAAGGTGACTATGAGCTGACCGTGCGAAAGGCAGTGGCGGCGGCAGCAGCAGGCACGGCGATCGCCCCGGTGGCCATGGCAGCGGCCCCGATCGCCCCGGTCGCGGCCCCGGTGACCACGGCCGCCCCTCTGGAGCCAGCAGCGCCGCCCGCCTCGCCACCGCCCCTCAACGATCCCAAACTGCTGGAAATCAAGTCCCCGATGGTGGGCACGTTTTACCGGGCCCCGGCCCCCGGCGAGCCGCCCTTTGTGCAACCGGGCGATCGAATCACTTCGGGGCAAACGGTTTGCATCATCGAAGCCATGAAGCTGATGAACGAGCTAGAGGCCGAAATCAGCGGTGAAGTGGTGGAAATTTTGGTGGAAAATGCCCAACCCGTCGAATTCGATCAAGTTCTGATGCGGGTGCGGCCCGCCTAA
- a CDS encoding DUF2288 domain-containing protein yields MDSEPSNPNFPADDSSSGNLRSSLTESIDLAEWDWLKPHIGRDAVIVVTPDLDLAEVGEALASDNTAVVQRWIDEQAITKPTQAELAEWDRSGDVRFQAMIVAPFVLVKLITG; encoded by the coding sequence ATGGATAGCGAACCCAGCAACCCCAATTTTCCGGCCGATGACTCCTCCAGCGGCAACCTGCGATCGAGCCTCACGGAATCGATCGACCTAGCCGAATGGGATTGGCTGAAGCCCCACATCGGCCGCGATGCCGTCATTGTGGTTACGCCAGATTTGGACTTGGCCGAAGTGGGCGAGGCCCTGGCCAGCGACAACACCGCCGTCGTGCAGCGCTGGATTGATGAACAGGCGATCACAAAACCCACCCAAGCCGAACTTGCCGAGTGGGATCGATCGGGCGATGTTCGTTTTCAGGCCATGATTGTTGCGCCCTTTGTGCTGGTCAAGCTGATCACTGGCTAG
- a CDS encoding Rrf2 family transcriptional regulator, translating into MELSSKSEYALLALLQLADRYQDDEPLQIRQIAADQDIPDRYLEQLLATLRRGGLVKSQRGAKGGYLLARSPWTISLLDVLRCLEGADANIANDGGRDRPLESAIIYEIWVEVDQAANDVLQRYTLQDLKDRRDARKQLDLMYYI; encoded by the coding sequence GTGGAACTGTCATCCAAAAGCGAATATGCCCTTCTGGCCCTGTTGCAACTCGCCGATCGCTACCAAGACGACGAGCCGTTGCAAATCCGCCAAATTGCTGCCGATCAGGATATTCCCGATCGCTACCTTGAGCAACTCTTAGCCACCCTGCGCCGAGGCGGTTTGGTCAAAAGCCAACGCGGGGCCAAAGGCGGCTATCTGCTGGCGCGATCGCCCTGGACGATCTCGCTGCTGGATGTGCTGCGATGTTTAGAAGGAGCCGATGCCAACATTGCCAACGACGGTGGGCGCGATCGCCCGCTCGAAAGCGCCATTATTTACGAGATTTGGGTTGAAGTGGATCAAGCCGCCAACGACGTGCTGCAACGCTACACCCTCCAGGATCTCAAGGATCGTCGAGATGCCCGCAAGCAACTTGACCTGATGTATTACATCTAG
- the cysK gene encoding cysteine synthase A produces the protein MNVANNITELIGRTPLVRLNRLPQAEGCLAEVLVKLESMNPSASVKDRIGINMIEAAEQAGTIIPGKTVLVEPTSGNTGIALAMAAAAKGYQLILTMPETMSAERRAMLRAYGAQLELTPGIEGMGGCIRRAQDIANTVPNAYMLQQFRNPANPDIHRRTTAEEIWTDTDGKIDFLISGVGTGGTITGVAEVIKQRKPEFQAIAVEPANSPVLSGGQPGPHRIQGIGAGFVPEVLKVDLIDEVITVTDDEAIAYGRRLAREEGLLSGISSGAAIYAAIQVGRRPENAGKLIVAIQPSFGERYLSTPLFQDAEPVTNIPL, from the coding sequence ATGAACGTCGCCAACAACATCACCGAACTGATTGGCCGCACTCCCCTAGTTCGGCTTAACCGCCTGCCCCAAGCGGAAGGCTGCCTGGCCGAAGTGCTGGTCAAGCTGGAAAGCATGAACCCTTCCGCTTCGGTGAAAGACCGGATCGGCATCAATATGATCGAAGCCGCCGAACAGGCCGGCACGATCATTCCGGGTAAGACCGTTTTGGTGGAACCCACCTCTGGAAACACGGGGATTGCCCTGGCCATGGCCGCCGCTGCCAAGGGCTATCAACTGATCTTGACCATGCCGGAAACCATGAGCGCCGAGCGGCGGGCCATGCTGCGAGCCTACGGGGCACAGTTGGAACTCACGCCGGGCATTGAAGGGATGGGCGGTTGCATTCGGCGGGCCCAGGACATTGCCAACACGGTTCCCAATGCCTATATGTTGCAGCAGTTCCGCAACCCGGCAAATCCAGATATTCACCGCCGCACCACCGCTGAGGAAATTTGGACAGATACGGACGGCAAGATTGATTTCTTGATTTCCGGTGTGGGCACGGGCGGCACGATTACGGGCGTGGCGGAAGTGATTAAGCAGCGAAAACCGGAATTTCAGGCGATCGCCGTGGAGCCGGCCAATAGTCCGGTGCTGTCTGGCGGGCAACCGGGGCCCCACCGGATCCAGGGGATCGGCGCGGGGTTTGTGCCCGAGGTGCTGAAGGTGGATCTGATTGATGAAGTGATTACGGTGACGGATGACGAGGCGATCGCCTATGGTCGTCGGCTGGCGCGGGAAGAGGGCTTGCTGTCGGGGATTTCTTCGGGAGCAGCGATTTATGCGGCGATTCAGGTGGGTCGCCGCCCGGAAAATGCAGGCAAGTTGATTGTGGCGATTCAGCCCAGCTTTGGGGAGCGCTACCTGAGCACGCCGTTGTTCCAAGACGCGGAGCCGGTTACGAATATTCCGTTGTAG
- the ald gene encoding alanine dehydrogenase: MEIGVPKEIKDLEFRVGLTPQGVRALVDRGHSVRVETQAGAGAGFGDEDYRSAGARIVPEADLAWDCELVVKVKEPLPGEYGFLKTTPLLFTYLHLAAERRLTEALLKSGISAIAYETVETPDRRLPLLAPMSAIAGRLSVQFGARYLEKQQGGRGVLLGGVPGVAPGRVTILGGGVVGTEAAKMAVGLGAKVRILDVNVDRLNYLETLFGSRVELLYSSSAAIEAVVPDTDLLIGAVLVTGRRAPILVGRSLVEQMPTGAVIVDVAVDQGGCIETLRPTSHSHPTYTECGVVHYGVPNMPGAVPRTSTQALENSTLPYVLSLADHGLAALDRDPALAKGLNIKDGRIEHPAVQAVFPDL, from the coding sequence GTGGAAATCGGTGTTCCCAAGGAAATTAAGGATCTGGAATTTCGGGTGGGTTTGACTCCCCAGGGTGTGCGGGCGTTGGTCGATCGGGGGCATTCGGTACGGGTGGAAACCCAGGCCGGTGCGGGTGCGGGGTTTGGCGACGAGGACTATCGATCGGCTGGGGCGCGGATTGTGCCCGAAGCGGATTTGGCTTGGGACTGCGAGTTGGTGGTGAAGGTGAAGGAGCCGCTGCCCGGTGAATATGGCTTCTTGAAAACTACGCCGCTGTTGTTTACCTATTTGCATTTGGCGGCGGAGCGGCGCTTAACCGAGGCCTTGCTGAAATCGGGGATCAGTGCGATCGCCTACGAAACCGTGGAAACGCCCGATCGCCGCCTGCCTCTGTTGGCCCCCATGAGCGCGATCGCCGGGCGGTTGTCCGTGCAGTTTGGGGCCCGCTACCTGGAAAAACAACAGGGCGGGCGCGGAGTCTTGCTGGGCGGCGTGCCGGGGGTTGCGCCGGGCCGCGTCACGATCCTCGGTGGCGGTGTGGTCGGCACCGAAGCCGCCAAGATGGCCGTGGGCTTGGGGGCCAAGGTGCGGATCTTGGATGTGAATGTCGATCGCCTGAACTATCTGGAAACCCTGTTTGGCTCGCGGGTGGAATTGCTTTACAGCAGCAGCGCCGCGATCGAAGCCGTTGTGCCGGACACGGACTTGCTGATCGGCGCGGTGCTGGTGACTGGGCGGCGGGCCCCGATCCTAGTGGGGCGATCGCTGGTGGAACAGATGCCCACCGGAGCCGTAATCGTTGATGTGGCTGTCGATCAGGGCGGTTGCATCGAAACCCTGCGCCCCACCTCCCACAGCCATCCCACCTACACCGAATGCGGCGTGGTGCATTACGGCGTGCCGAATATGCCGGGTGCTGTGCCTCGCACCTCCACCCAAGCCCTGGAAAACAGCACCTTGCCCTACGTGTTGTCCCTGGCGGATCACGGACTGGCCGCGCTCGATCGCGACCCGGCCTTGGCGAAGGGCCTCAACATCAAAGACGGCCGGATCGAACATCCAGCCGTCCAAGCGGTTTTCCCAGATTTGTAG
- the menB gene encoding 1,4-dihydroxy-2-naphthoyl-CoA synthase, with protein sequence MTIQWQTVKPYEDILYVKADGIAKITINRPHKRNAFRPKTVFELYEAFCDAREDAAVGVILLTGAGPHTDGKYAFCAGGDQSIRGEAGYVDEAGVPRLNVLDLQRLIRSIPKVTIALVAGYAIGGGHVLHLLCDLTIAADNAIFGQTGPKVGSFDGGFGASYLARIVGQKKAREIWFLCRQYDAQQALDMGLVNTVVPVAELEAEGLRWAQEVLEKSPIAIRCLKAALNADCDGQAGLQELAGNATMLYYMTEEGSEGKQAFLEKRSPNFRRYPWRP encoded by the coding sequence ATGACCATTCAGTGGCAAACCGTTAAACCCTACGAAGACATCCTCTACGTCAAAGCCGACGGCATCGCCAAAATCACCATCAACCGCCCCCACAAGCGCAACGCCTTCCGCCCCAAAACGGTGTTTGAGCTGTACGAAGCCTTTTGTGATGCCCGCGAAGATGCGGCCGTGGGTGTGATTCTGCTGACCGGCGCGGGCCCACACACCGATGGGAAATATGCCTTCTGTGCCGGTGGGGATCAGAGCATTCGCGGGGAAGCGGGCTATGTGGATGAGGCTGGCGTGCCCCGGTTGAATGTGCTGGATTTGCAGCGGCTGATTCGATCGATCCCCAAGGTGACAATCGCCCTGGTAGCGGGCTATGCGATCGGGGGTGGCCATGTGCTGCACCTGCTCTGTGACTTGACGATCGCCGCTGACAACGCGATTTTTGGGCAAACGGGCCCGAAAGTGGGCAGCTTTGACGGCGGTTTTGGAGCCAGTTATCTGGCCCGAATTGTCGGCCAGAAAAAAGCTCGGGAAATTTGGTTTTTGTGTCGGCAATACGACGCGCAACAGGCCTTAGATATGGGTCTGGTCAACACCGTGGTTCCCGTGGCGGAACTGGAAGCGGAAGGCCTGCGCTGGGCCCAAGAAGTGCTCGAAAAAAGCCCGATCGCGATTCGTTGCCTAAAAGCCGCTTTGAATGCCGATTGCGACGGGCAAGCGGGCTTACAGGAATTGGCTGGAAATGCCACCATGCTCTATTACATGACCGAAGAAGGCAGCGAGGGCAAACAGGCTTTTCTCGAGAAGCGATCGCCCAATTTCCGTCGCTATCCCTGGCGACCCTAA
- a CDS encoding DciA family protein yields the protein MAFDPIDGLLKRLDQHPAWQSNRSFLQLCQQWRVIVGEALAGHTRPISVHQGVLWVAVSNSAWAQTLMFERSRLTAKINQSITPPFNPPLTDARFSTARWFENRSQSIALGPAATARSPQRSQHPPDRPRPATATEAFTQWAASVQSQLKRYDCCPHCGRSTPPAELERWGVCSLCMVERWSQDRSPGSGS from the coding sequence ATGGCCTTTGACCCGATCGATGGACTGCTCAAACGGCTTGACCAACACCCGGCTTGGCAGTCAAACCGATCTTTCCTGCAACTCTGTCAGCAATGGCGAGTCATTGTGGGCGAGGCCTTGGCCGGTCACACCCGCCCCATTTCCGTGCATCAGGGGGTGCTGTGGGTGGCGGTGTCCAATTCCGCTTGGGCCCAAACCCTGATGTTTGAGCGATCGCGCCTGACCGCCAAAATTAACCAATCGATTACGCCCCCTTTCAACCCGCCCCTGACCGACGCGCGATTTTCTACGGCCCGCTGGTTTGAAAATCGGTCTCAGTCGATCGCCCTGGGGCCCGCTGCCACTGCCCGATCACCCCAAAGATCCCAGCACCCTCCCGATCGACCCCGACCCGCCACCGCCACCGAAGCGTTTACCCAGTGGGCCGCTTCCGTGCAAAGTCAACTGAAGCGCTATGATTGCTGTCCCCATTGCGGGCGATCGACCCCGCCAGCGGAATTAGAGCGCTGGGGAGTTTGTAGTTTGTGCATGGTTGAGCGCTGGTCTCAAGACCGTTCACCCGGCTCTGGATCTTGA